From one Synechocystis sp. PCC 6803 substr. PCC-P genomic stretch:
- a CDS encoding GIY-YIG nuclease family protein has translation MVVAPREYAYNLLYTSTYGLTMPALNVYVTDDLKSRMAKVDANWSDICRKAIETELLRRENKGLGSLDIEDVKEWITEELDPLSEHGSVVVKPYLHTKGKAANEVKILSQFYEEIISEVKKYYLNSIKGNFSLLLEDKYQVDLLFPGREWISGALGLQLSLLLNTPKEEEINDEVIDGEFLETSNFIPLLESGLTQVEMKMGQNNESNEITKYIDIDPEIQSYQQKEFEIPELPSEIYSIFRKAWKNIYDREYCDPPKPPTANKLKQLWQEWYYPEAWNDAQNWLDKWQNRYKSKKYVYEWENIIASFMCVLDGQEFDPLDSELPEELNSWNSSDFLFLSFIEYISKFIYDGIFLEITQINPAKLSAVPIEERDELPEQPGIYFVLNKDDAIQYIGMSVNLQKRWYSHHRQSDFDLIEDGKIAFITSLPKHYLQEIESVLIKSFVPKLNIKLKPKV, from the coding sequence TTGGTTGTCGCACCCAGAGAATATGCGTATAATCTTCTTTATACTTCTACTTATGGTTTAACCATGCCTGCACTCAATGTTTATGTGACCGATGATTTAAAAAGTCGAATGGCAAAGGTAGACGCAAATTGGTCTGATATTTGCCGAAAAGCAATAGAGACAGAACTTTTACGTCGAGAAAATAAAGGATTAGGCTCCCTTGATATTGAAGATGTTAAGGAGTGGATAACAGAGGAACTAGATCCCTTAAGTGAGCATGGTAGTGTAGTTGTTAAGCCTTATTTACACACCAAAGGAAAAGCGGCAAATGAAGTTAAAATCTTGTCACAATTTTACGAAGAAATAATATCTGAAGTCAAAAAATATTACCTCAACTCAATTAAGGGTAATTTTAGTTTACTTTTGGAAGACAAATATCAAGTTGACTTGTTGTTTCCGGGTAGAGAATGGATTTCTGGGGCGCTGGGATTACAGTTGTCACTTTTGCTTAACACACCCAAAGAAGAAGAAATAAATGATGAAGTTATTGATGGAGAATTTTTAGAAACTAGCAACTTTATTCCTTTATTAGAATCTGGATTGACACAAGTAGAGATGAAGATGGGTCAAAACAACGAATCCAACGAAATCACTAAATATATTGATATTGATCCAGAAATCCAAAGCTATCAGCAAAAAGAATTTGAAATCCCAGAGTTACCTAGTGAAATATACTCAATATTTAGGAAAGCATGGAAAAATATTTACGACCGCGAATATTGCGATCCACCAAAACCACCGACGGCGAATAAACTAAAACAATTATGGCAAGAATGGTATTATCCAGAAGCTTGGAATGATGCACAAAATTGGCTAGATAAATGGCAGAACCGCTATAAATCTAAAAAATATGTTTATGAATGGGAAAACATAATCGCTTCTTTTATGTGTGTCCTCGATGGTCAGGAATTTGATCCTTTAGATTCAGAATTACCAGAAGAATTAAATTCCTGGAATAGCTCTGATTTTTTATTCCTTTCCTTTATTGAATATATTTCAAAATTCATTTACGATGGAATTTTTTTGGAAATAACTCAAATTAATCCCGCAAAATTGTCAGCAGTACCAATTGAAGAAAGGGACGAACTACCAGAACAGCCTGGAATTTATTTTGTCCTCAACAAAGATGATGCAATTCAATATATTGGAATGTCAGTCAACCTTCAAAAGCGTTGGTATTCTCATCACAGACAATCTGATTTTGACTTAATAGAAGATGGCAAAATTGCTTTCATAACTTCGCTACCTAAACATTATCTGCAGGAAATAGAATCAGTTTTAATCAAAAGCTTTGTCCCTAAACTAAATATCAAGCTAAAACCCAAAGTTTAA